One part of the Caproiciproducens sp. CPB-2 genome encodes these proteins:
- the brxL gene encoding protease Lon-related BREX system protein BrxL gives MEPMDDDRSTREIIREKLRQNFDGKIVRKDLTKHIKEGANVPVYVLEFLLGQYCSTDDEDTIEKGVQSVKRILADNYVRPDEAEKIKAILRKNGNHTVIDMVTVKLDIVKNAFFAEFSNLGLTKVPIEDEYPEKYDRLLCGGIWCIVQLDYEYIEEEKKNGMPIRIRKLTPIQMPHVDIEELKAGRKAFTKEEWMDVLLRSIGMEPDELNEREKWLLLTRMIPLVENNFNLCELGPRSTGKSHLYKEISPNSILVSGGQTTVANLFYNMGRKTVGLVGLWDCVAFDEVAGIHFKDNDGVQIMKDYMASGSFARGKEEKAASASMVFIGNINQSVDVLLKTSSLFDPFPPEMGKDTAFLDRIHCYLPGWEIPKFRPEHFTDDYGFITDYLAEFIRELRKEQYGDALDKYYHLGKNLNQRDTIAVRKMVGGFIKLLYPDGVYTKEQLEEILTISLEMRRRVKEQLKKLGGMEFYDVNFSYIDNDDFSEHYVSVPEQGGGKLIPEGMCNPGQVYTVSQGKSGMIGVFRLESQMLPGNGKFERTGLGSDREPKEASNTAFNFLKANGNRISGSISTTTKDYIINYQDLQGIGMTKSLALPTLVALCSIALGKPTLGSLAVLGEISISGTMIKADELANALQVCLDSGAKKVLLPITSAGDLGTVPAELVGCFNLIFYQSAEDAVFKALGVE, from the coding sequence ATGGAACCGATGGATGATGACCGCAGTACGCGGGAAATAATCAGGGAAAAGCTGCGGCAGAACTTTGACGGCAAGATTGTCCGCAAGGATTTGACCAAGCACATCAAGGAGGGCGCGAATGTGCCCGTCTATGTGCTTGAATTCCTGCTCGGTCAGTATTGTAGCACGGATGATGAAGACACGATAGAAAAAGGCGTACAAAGCGTAAAGCGCATCCTTGCGGATAATTATGTACGCCCGGACGAAGCGGAAAAGATCAAGGCAATCCTTCGCAAAAACGGAAACCATACCGTGATCGACATGGTCACGGTGAAGCTGGACATTGTCAAAAATGCTTTCTTTGCTGAATTCTCTAATCTGGGCCTGACAAAAGTTCCGATTGAAGATGAATATCCGGAGAAGTACGACCGGCTTTTATGTGGAGGGATCTGGTGTATCGTTCAGCTTGACTATGAGTACATAGAAGAAGAGAAGAAGAACGGTATGCCGATTCGGATTCGTAAGCTGACGCCGATTCAGATGCCGCACGTGGACATTGAGGAACTGAAGGCAGGGCGCAAGGCGTTCACAAAAGAGGAATGGATGGACGTGCTGCTGCGCTCCATCGGCATGGAACCGGATGAACTGAACGAACGCGAAAAATGGCTTCTGCTGACGCGCATGATTCCGCTTGTGGAGAACAACTTCAATCTCTGCGAATTGGGGCCGCGCAGCACCGGCAAATCGCATCTTTATAAGGAAATATCGCCAAACAGTATCCTTGTTTCAGGCGGTCAGACGACCGTGGCGAACCTGTTCTATAACATGGGACGCAAAACGGTAGGGCTTGTCGGTCTTTGGGATTGCGTTGCCTTTGATGAAGTTGCCGGAATCCACTTCAAGGACAATGACGGTGTTCAGATCATGAAGGACTATATGGCTTCCGGCTCCTTTGCCCGCGGCAAGGAAGAAAAGGCTGCGTCTGCGTCGATGGTATTCATCGGGAATATCAACCAGAGCGTGGACGTGCTGCTGAAAACGTCGAGCCTTTTTGACCCGTTCCCGCCTGAAATGGGCAAGGACACCGCTTTTCTCGACAGAATCCATTGCTATCTGCCCGGCTGGGAAATCCCCAAATTCCGTCCTGAGCATTTCACGGACGATTATGGCTTTATCACCGATTATCTTGCCGAGTTCATCCGGGAGCTTCGTAAAGAGCAATACGGGGATGCGCTGGACAAATATTATCACCTTGGCAAAAACCTGAACCAACGCGACACCATTGCCGTCCGCAAAATGGTCGGCGGTTTTATCAAGTTGCTTTATCCTGACGGTGTTTATACAAAAGAGCAGTTGGAAGAAATCCTGACTATCTCACTGGAGATGCGGCGGCGTGTGAAAGAGCAACTCAAAAAGTTGGGTGGTATGGAGTTTTATGATGTGAACTTCTCCTACATTGATAATGATGACTTTTCGGAGCACTATGTATCCGTGCCGGAACAAGGCGGTGGAAAACTCATTCCGGAAGGAATGTGCAATCCAGGACAGGTTTATACCGTTTCACAGGGCAAGTCTGGCATGATTGGCGTATTCCGTCTGGAATCTCAGATGCTGCCCGGAAACGGGAAATTCGAGCGGACCGGGCTTGGAAGTGACCGGGAACCAAAAGAAGCATCGAATACGGCGTTCAACTTCTTGAAAGCCAACGGCAATCGGATCAGCGGTTCCATCAGCACGACCACGAAGGATTATATTATCAACTATCAGGACTTACAGGGCATTGGAATGACAAAAAGCCTTGCCTTACCTACATTGGTAGCTCTGTGCTCTATCGCTTTGGGAAAACCAACGCTTGGTTCACTGGCTGTTCTTGGAGAGATCAGCATCAGCGGGACTATGATAAAAGCGGACGAGTTGGCAAACGCCTTACAGGTATGCTTGGACAGCGGAGCAAAAAAGGTTCTCCTGCCGATTACATCAGCCGGCGATTTGGGTACAGTCCCTGCAGAATTGGTCGGCTGCTTCAATCTGATTTTTTATCAGAGTGCAGAAGATGCTGTATTCAAGGCGCTTGGTGTTGAGTGA
- the pglX gene encoding BREX-1 system adenine-specific DNA-methyltransferase PglX translates to MDKNAIKKYAVWARRELISRVSQKAQQFGITEKEIVDANADSVNGRLLSPDEKKQRQALIAKIKREDYEQVMEEVAYTWFNRFSALRFMEVNGYLPSHVRVFTDDEGSFKPQILAEAIHLDLDGLDMDKVYALKEKNDDEALFKYLIITQCNALSDILPGMFQRISDYTELLFPDNLLREGSVLEQMIMLIPEEDWKDQVQIIGWLYQYYNTEPKDKVFADLKKNIKITKENIPAATQLFTPDWIVRYMVENSLGRLWLEHLKAENKPGFSFEKVDFSHFSFDSSSAKKAETLKANWKYYLDEAEQEPEVQAELTKIRESYKSLKPEDIKCIDPCMGSGHILVYMFDVLMQIYSSYGYNNRDAVKSIIENNLYGLDIDDRAAQLAYFSVIMKARQYDSRFFSRELQPHVYAIRESNGLDPAMVEYFVHGDPTLKEAMNTLIPEMRDAKEYGSILDITLVDFDALYARFDAIRNEISMFNLPINNDLLPFVQVAQAMTQKYSVVCTNPPYMGSNGMSVKLSDYVKGNYPDTKSDMSTVCMEKTISMCKSYGYMAMINIPVWMFLSSYEKLRKSIINNNTITSMVHPGRGIFGSDFGTTSFVIGKAHISGYRGSYRRLFEKLVEVESIEVREQRFFENRGCYTAAQENYTKIPGSPIAYWVSQSVYTAYDNQAIGNTVVPRHGLATSDNDRFLKLWFEINVTAGSLIQRCNFSKKWFPINKGGAYRKWYGNLEWVINYKDDGKEIKAYATKLYRSASRTIQNTQFYFRQGITWSALTSGSLSFRWTDIGAIFGSGAHCAFTDDDNTLLYALGLMNSKVNTMFLNIVSATMNKNVDDIRATPFIMDAQALKTGDSLVRQCIGISKSDWDSFETSWDFKTHPLIAACGNYEEAQPLMVSDDIAEGTVVTEWSKTSAPIVQAFNAWERETDRRFSTLKANEEELNRIFIDIYGLQDELTPEEDDKDVTVRKADLKRDIKSLLSYAVGCMFGRYSLDVEGLAYAGGEWDASKYKTFIPDKDNIIPICDDEYFEDDITGRFLKFIETVYGKDTLDENLRFIADALGGSGQPKNVIRNYFLNDFYADHLKIYQKRPIYWLFDSGKKNGFKALIYMHRYAPDTLARMRTDYVHEQQARYHTAIADVEHRMENASASERVKLNKQLAKLQDQAEEIRLYEEKIHHLADQMIRIDLDDGVNHNYAIFEDVLAKIK, encoded by the coding sequence ATGGATAAGAACGCAATTAAAAAATACGCTGTCTGGGCGCGGCGGGAACTCATCTCTCGCGTCAGTCAGAAAGCGCAGCAGTTCGGAATAACCGAAAAAGAGATCGTTGACGCCAATGCCGACAGCGTAAACGGGCGTCTGCTCTCTCCAGATGAAAAGAAACAGCGGCAGGCGCTGATCGCAAAGATTAAACGCGAGGACTATGAACAGGTCATGGAAGAAGTGGCCTACACATGGTTCAACCGCTTCTCCGCCCTGCGGTTCATGGAGGTCAATGGCTATCTGCCGTCCCACGTCCGCGTATTCACGGACGACGAAGGGAGCTTCAAACCGCAGATTCTGGCCGAGGCCATTCATCTTGATCTTGACGGGCTGGACATGGACAAGGTCTACGCGCTGAAAGAGAAGAACGACGACGAAGCCCTTTTCAAGTATCTGATTATCACCCAATGCAACGCGCTCTCCGACATTCTGCCCGGTATGTTCCAGCGTATCAGCGACTATACGGAGTTGCTTTTCCCGGACAACCTGCTCCGCGAGGGCAGCGTTCTGGAACAGATGATTATGCTCATCCCCGAAGAAGATTGGAAAGACCAGGTGCAGATCATCGGCTGGCTGTATCAGTACTACAACACCGAGCCCAAGGACAAGGTGTTTGCCGACCTGAAAAAGAACATCAAGATCACAAAGGAGAACATTCCCGCCGCTACCCAGCTTTTCACGCCGGACTGGATCGTCCGCTATATGGTAGAGAACAGCTTGGGCAGACTGTGGCTGGAGCATTTGAAGGCAGAAAATAAACCTGGTTTCTCTTTTGAAAAAGTTGATTTCAGCCATTTCTCATTTGATTCCAGCTCAGCTAAAAAGGCAGAGACCTTGAAAGCAAACTGGAAATATTATCTTGACGAAGCAGAGCAGGAGCCGGAAGTCCAGGCGGAGCTTACGAAGATTCGGGAAAGCTATAAAAGCCTGAAGCCTGAAGACATCAAGTGCATCGACCCCTGTATGGGCAGCGGCCATATCCTCGTCTACATGTTCGACGTACTCATGCAAATTTACAGCTCCTACGGCTATAACAACCGAGACGCGGTGAAAAGCATCATTGAAAATAACCTCTATGGTCTCGATATCGATGACCGGGCGGCGCAGCTCGCTTATTTTTCCGTCATAATGAAGGCTCGGCAGTATGACAGCCGCTTCTTCAGCCGCGAGCTCCAGCCGCACGTCTACGCTATCCGCGAGAGCAACGGGCTTGACCCCGCCATGGTGGAATACTTCGTCCACGGAGACCCGACGCTGAAAGAGGCTATGAACACACTCATCCCCGAAATGCGTGACGCCAAGGAATATGGTTCTATCCTCGATATCACGCTGGTTGATTTTGACGCACTGTATGCCCGCTTTGACGCCATCAGGAATGAGATCAGCATGTTTAACTTACCGATTAACAATGACCTATTGCCCTTTGTTCAGGTGGCGCAGGCTATGACGCAGAAGTATAGCGTCGTCTGCACAAATCCGCCGTATATGGGGTCAAACGGTATGAGTGTTAAGCTTTCCGACTATGTAAAGGGCAATTACCCTGATACTAAGTCAGATATGAGTACAGTTTGCATGGAAAAGACTATTTCCATGTGCAAGTCTTATGGATACATGGCAATGATCAATATTCCTGTATGGATGTTTTTATCCAGCTATGAAAAATTGCGAAAGAGCATTATCAACAATAATACAATAACAAGCATGGTCCATCCAGGTCGAGGTATTTTTGGTTCGGATTTTGGAACCACATCATTTGTAATAGGAAAAGCACACATATCTGGGTATAGAGGTAGTTACCGCCGCTTGTTTGAAAAACTCGTCGAGGTCGAATCAATAGAAGTCAGAGAACAGCGTTTTTTTGAGAACCGTGGTTGTTATACCGCAGCACAAGAAAACTACACAAAAATTCCCGGCTCACCGATTGCATACTGGGTTAGCCAAAGCGTTTATACGGCATATGATAATCAGGCTATTGGTAACACGGTAGTTCCAAGGCATGGGTTGGCAACATCTGACAATGACCGTTTTCTTAAGCTATGGTTTGAAATTAATGTAACAGCAGGAAGTCTTATACAAAGATGCAATTTTAGCAAAAAATGGTTTCCCATAAATAAAGGTGGGGCATACCGAAAATGGTATGGAAATTTGGAATGGGTCATCAATTACAAAGATGACGGGAAGGAAATTAAAGCATATGCCACAAAGCTATATCGAAGTGCATCACGTACAATTCAGAACACACAGTTTTATTTCAGACAGGGGATTACATGGTCTGCGCTAACAAGCGGTTCTTTATCATTTAGATGGACTGATATTGGAGCAATTTTTGGATCAGGTGCACATTGCGCGTTCACCGATGACGATAATACCTTGCTATATGCGTTAGGATTGATGAATAGCAAAGTAAATACAATGTTTCTAAATATTGTATCAGCCACAATGAACAAAAACGTAGATGATATACGAGCTACTCCATTTATTATGGATGCTCAAGCTTTAAAAACAGGGGATAGTCTTGTAAGGCAATGTATCGGTATCTCAAAATCCGATTGGGATTCTTTTGAAACCTCATGGGATTTCAAAACGCACCCGCTTATCGCTGCCTGTGGAAATTATGAAGAAGCGCAGCCGTTGATGGTTTCAGATGATATTGCCGAGGGTACGGTGGTAACTGAATGGAGTAAGACAAGCGCGCCTATCGTTCAAGCCTTTAATGCGTGGGAACGAGAGACTGACAGGCGCTTTAGTACCCTCAAAGCCAACGAGGAAGAGCTGAACCGTATCTTCATCGACATCTACGGTTTGCAGGATGAGCTGACGCCGGAGGAAGATGACAAGGATGTTACCGTCCGCAAGGCTGACCTGAAACGAGACATCAAGAGTCTCCTTTCCTATGCTGTGGGCTGTATGTTCGGGCGGTATTCACTGGATGTGGAGGGCCTTGCCTATGCGGGCGGCGAGTGGGACGCTTCCAAGTACAAGACCTTCATTCCGGACAAGGACAACATCATCCCCATCTGCGACGACGAATACTTTGAGGATGACATCACCGGACGGTTCTTGAAATTCATCGAAACGGTCTACGGCAAAGACACACTGGATGAAAACCTGCGCTTTATCGCCGACGCGCTGGGCGGCAGCGGTCAGCCGAAGAATGTGATCCGCAATTACTTCCTGAACGACTTCTACGCCGATCATCTGAAGATCTATCAGAAGCGTCCCATCTACTGGCTCTTTGACAGCGGCAAGAAAAATGGCTTTAAGGCGCTTATTTATATGCACCGCTACGCCCCGGACACCCTCGCCCGGATGCGCACCGACTATGTGCATGAGCAGCAGGCGCGCTACCACACCGCCATTGCCGATGTGGAGCATCGGATGGAAAACGCCTCCGCTTCCGAGCGGGTGAAGCTGAACAAACAGCTTGCCAAGCTGCAGGATCAGGCGGAGGAAATCCGGCTCTACGAAGAAAAGATACACCACCTGGCCGACCAGATGATCCGCATCGACCTGGACGACGGCGTCAATCACAATTACGCCATCTTTGAAGACGTGCTGGCAAAGATAAAGTGA
- the pglZ gene encoding BREX-1 system phosphatase PglZ type A, which yields MASMDLDSIIQDLNRRFAAPLSEFYRRRIIFWYDEDKEFEDKIDEIELSDAKVVKLTGGNTFEVKKLLSHDDTAGNYLVYRPFGIEKEDDDWLINIELYSEDFRADLGSIWLDEMGLSTSPILHRQVRQYKSFFSAKDRRAKVAAFAKNIATAPQFHLAVMAAACGLKDMQPNSIIRAVLKGGLDKDANTVYQSLAGYKAQNPFWAMVSQATGYKDGDDVNLGRLAIHILLTAATRTMRQEYLMGLDNFISIPHQAYCYDFVSEWLHSEDAARLYPVARFVENETRLPQRFAKLSVSDLADAECFPCVNEIILTKIMTEIGNQIIQVDAVTAVIEKRRTMAWYDEVSCYYDGIMQMMKMQSFFHDHSAGFHTVEPQKIWRDYTEDYYRMDTCYRKFHLCYIRCLKASNTQLDDLFKQVVDQVEGLYSVWFLGGLAGNWTNAAGDELALKGHIDNVPLQESFYSAKVKSADSKVYVIVSDALRYEVAAEIAQLLRQETQSKVELSGMMGIFPTITPFGMAALLPHRKLTVQERPNGTLAVLADEMSTDMTNRDKVLKAANPNSVALQYKNIIGLKRADRQALVKGMDVVYIYHDKIDEAAHTSDTSVFPACEDAAQEIMNLVRIIVNEFGGTNILITADHGFLYTYSPLSEDSKVGKDSWNGSDVEYGRRYAILREGTTPEYLMPVKFIGQPAGYEAYAPSENIRIKMNGGGMNFVHGGISLQEMVVPVIDYHFLRNDYKGYQRDKASIDTKPVTVSLVSANRKISNMIFSLNFYQKEAVGTNRTAATYLLYFTDAGGKIVSDTVKIIADKTSGNAQDRSFRCTFNLKPLKYDNKDSYYLMITDETGLQMPAREEFQIDIAFAVDEFNFF from the coding sequence ATGGCAAGCATGGATTTAGATTCCATCATACAGGACTTGAACCGACGCTTTGCGGCTCCGCTGTCGGAGTTTTACCGCCGCCGCATCATTTTCTGGTACGACGAGGACAAGGAGTTCGAGGACAAGATCGACGAGATCGAACTTTCCGACGCGAAGGTCGTGAAGCTCACCGGCGGCAACACCTTTGAAGTGAAAAAGTTGCTGTCCCATGACGACACGGCGGGCAACTATCTTGTCTACCGTCCTTTCGGCATTGAGAAAGAGGACGATGACTGGCTCATCAACATTGAGCTTTACAGCGAGGATTTCCGCGCCGATCTCGGCTCCATCTGGTTGGATGAGATGGGACTTTCCACCTCTCCCATTCTGCACCGGCAGGTGCGGCAGTATAAGAGCTTCTTCTCCGCGAAAGACCGCCGCGCAAAGGTGGCGGCGTTTGCGAAGAATATCGCCACCGCTCCACAGTTCCATCTGGCGGTCATGGCCGCTGCCTGCGGCTTAAAAGATATGCAGCCCAACAGCATCATCCGCGCGGTTCTGAAGGGCGGGCTGGACAAGGACGCAAACACGGTCTATCAGTCTCTGGCGGGCTACAAAGCGCAGAATCCGTTCTGGGCTATGGTCTCGCAAGCCACCGGTTACAAAGACGGCGACGACGTCAACCTCGGCAGACTGGCAATACATATCCTGCTCACCGCCGCGACCCGCACCATGCGGCAGGAATACCTGATGGGGCTGGACAATTTCATTTCCATCCCGCATCAGGCGTATTGCTATGATTTCGTTTCCGAATGGCTGCACAGCGAAGACGCCGCGCGGCTTTATCCGGTTGCCCGTTTCGTGGAGAATGAAACCCGCCTGCCACAGCGCTTCGCAAAGCTCTCGGTCAGCGATCTTGCCGACGCCGAGTGCTTCCCCTGCGTCAATGAGATCATTCTCACCAAGATCATGACGGAGATCGGCAATCAGATCATTCAGGTCGATGCCGTCACCGCTGTGATCGAAAAGCGGCGCACAATGGCATGGTACGATGAAGTCTCCTGCTATTATGACGGTATCATGCAGATGATGAAGATGCAGTCGTTCTTCCATGACCATTCCGCTGGCTTCCATACCGTGGAGCCGCAAAAGATATGGAGAGATTATACCGAAGATTATTACCGGATGGACACCTGTTACCGCAAGTTTCATCTGTGCTATATCCGCTGCCTGAAAGCCTCCAATACTCAGCTTGACGACCTGTTCAAACAGGTGGTTGATCAGGTGGAAGGGCTCTATTCGGTTTGGTTCCTGGGCGGCCTCGCCGGGAACTGGACAAACGCCGCGGGCGACGAACTCGCCCTGAAAGGTCATATTGACAACGTGCCTTTGCAAGAGAGCTTCTATTCCGCAAAGGTAAAATCTGCCGACAGCAAGGTCTATGTGATCGTTTCCGACGCCCTACGCTATGAAGTCGCGGCGGAAATCGCGCAGCTTCTTCGGCAGGAAACGCAGAGCAAAGTCGAGCTTTCCGGCATGATGGGGATCTTCCCGACCATCACACCGTTTGGCATGGCGGCGCTACTGCCTCACAGAAAACTGACGGTTCAGGAGCGCCCCAACGGAACTCTCGCGGTCCTGGCGGATGAAATGTCCACGGATATGACGAACCGGGATAAGGTTCTGAAGGCGGCAAACCCAAACAGCGTGGCATTGCAGTATAAAAACATCATCGGCTTAAAGCGTGCTGACCGACAGGCACTTGTCAAGGGCATGGACGTTGTTTATATCTATCACGACAAGATCGACGAAGCGGCGCACACGTCGGACACTTCTGTCTTCCCGGCCTGTGAGGACGCGGCACAGGAGATCATGAATCTCGTCCGCATCATCGTCAATGAATTCGGCGGAACCAATATCCTGATCACCGCCGACCACGGATTCCTCTATACTTACAGCCCCCTCTCCGAAGACAGCAAAGTCGGCAAGGACAGTTGGAACGGCAGTGATGTGGAATACGGCAGGCGTTATGCGATCCTCCGCGAAGGAACGACGCCGGAATATCTGATGCCGGTAAAATTCATCGGCCAGCCGGCAGGCTATGAAGCCTATGCGCCGAGCGAGAATATCCGCATTAAGATGAACGGCGGCGGCATGAACTTTGTGCATGGCGGCATCAGCCTGCAGGAGATGGTAGTGCCGGTCATTGATTATCACTTCCTGCGGAATGATTACAAGGGCTACCAGCGAGATAAGGCCAGCATCGACACGAAGCCGGTGACGGTCAGCCTTGTTTCCGCAAACCGGAAAATCAGCAACATGATCTTCTCACTGAATTTTTATCAGAAGGAAGCGGTGGGAACCAACAGGACGGCAGCTACTTATCTGCTGTATTTTACTGATGCGGGCGGAAAGATCGTCAGTGACACGGTGAAGATCATCGCCGACAAAACAAGCGGCAACGCCCAGGACAGGAGCTTCCGGTGTACGTTCAACCTGAAGCCTCTCAAGTATGACAATAAAGACAGTTACTATCTGATGATTACAGATGAAACTGGTTTGCAGATGCCGGCGCGCGAAGAATTCCAGATCGATATAGCGTTTGCAGTAGATGAATTCAACTTCTTCTAA
- a CDS encoding AlbA family DNA-binding domain-containing protein yields the protein MALFEEIQNLVALQTEGDYWDFKEMWHSNKADLLHDIICMANNQIGRDAYIIIGVSDSKSIDGVKVKGVPDVNRKDQQHLIDFLRGKKFAGGIRPTVYLQTLKLFNEDGTEHLVDVIIIKSTANTPYFLTESFRDRDREVKAGYIYTRIGDTNTAIDSFADLDKIEYLWRKRFGIDLSVNEKLLRLLDNPDDWIGDFNNGECRYHSLYPEFQIHISDCEDDDDYGENSIVRNIADHNPDKSFAVKDVTITYHTTILYAEKVLYLDGYRHLIPFPATDTVYLGGYHELESSLTYLYFDLSTVMGKLFNCFAVTEHNWYNEKWDMRPGVAFLVFEDATDQKEFNEFTLCHLHDVLDEYNAALADKGYVNTTEMQEYFCFGWSKANEIKARYMYEKYRGLSFRSLADYLPTIAER from the coding sequence ATGGCGCTATTTGAAGAAATACAAAACCTCGTGGCGCTTCAAACCGAGGGGGACTATTGGGACTTCAAGGAAATGTGGCATAGTAATAAAGCAGATCTTCTTCATGATATTATTTGCATGGCAAATAATCAAATTGGAAGAGATGCCTATATTATCATTGGAGTAAGCGATAGCAAAAGTATCGATGGTGTAAAGGTTAAAGGCGTACCAGATGTCAATAGAAAAGACCAGCAGCATTTAATTGATTTTTTGCGCGGCAAAAAATTTGCAGGTGGTATTCGCCCGACAGTCTATCTCCAAACGCTTAAGCTTTTCAATGAAGATGGGACGGAACATCTTGTTGATGTAATCATAATAAAAAGCACTGCAAATACGCCGTATTTTCTTACTGAAAGCTTCAGGGATAGAGACAGAGAAGTCAAAGCTGGATATATCTACACAAGAATTGGCGATACAAACACAGCAATAGACTCTTTTGCCGATTTGGACAAGATTGAATATTTGTGGAGAAAGAGATTCGGAATTGATCTGTCTGTAAATGAGAAGTTACTGCGCTTATTAGATAATCCAGATGACTGGATAGGCGATTTCAATAATGGCGAGTGTAGGTATCATTCTCTATACCCTGAATTTCAGATTCACATAAGTGATTGTGAAGATGACGATGATTACGGTGAAAACAGCATTGTTAGGAACATCGCCGACCATAATCCCGATAAGAGTTTTGCAGTGAAAGATGTCACTATTACATATCATACAACTATCCTTTATGCAGAGAAGGTGTTGTATCTGGATGGATACAGGCATCTGATACCTTTCCCAGCCACGGACACTGTTTATTTGGGCGGGTATCATGAACTGGAATCAAGCTTGACCTATTTATACTTTGATCTGTCTACAGTAATGGGAAAACTATTTAATTGCTTCGCTGTAACTGAACATAACTGGTATAACGAAAAATGGGATATGAGACCGGGTGTTGCATTTCTTGTGTTTGAGGATGCAACAGACCAAAAAGAATTTAACGAGTTTACCCTATGTCATTTACATGATGTGCTCGATGAATACAATGCGGCGTTAGCTGATAAGGGCTATGTCAATACGACCGAAATGCAGGAATATTTTTGCTTTGGCTGGTCGAAGGCAAATGAAATAAAAGCAAGGTATATGTATGAAAAATACCGAGGTCTCTCATTCCGAAGCCTCGCGGACTATTTACCTACTATAGCCGAAAGGTAA